CCGTTTATTTTCAGGGGTGCATTAGATGTTCGTGCTACCAAAATAAACGAAGAAATGAAGCTAGCAGCGGTTTATGCCATTGCCAACTTAGCCAAAGAACCTGTGCCCGATTCGGTAAATCTTGCATACGGATTAAAAAATATTGTTTTTGGATCAGATTATATTATTCCAAAACCTATAGACCACCGACTTATTGCCACCGTTGCACCTGCCGTTGCAAAAGCGGCTATGGAATCAGGAGTAGCTCAAAAAAGTATTACCAACTGGGAAGCCTACAAAACCGAATTAAATAACCGACTAGGGTTAGATAATAAGCTAATCAGAAGCATTGCAAATAGAGCCAAACAAAACCCGAAACGTGTTGTATTTGCCGAAGCCGACCATTATAAAATTTTAAAAGCGGCACAGCAAGTTAAAGACGAAGGCATTGCAAAACCTATACTTTTAGGCGACCCTGTAAAAATAAAAGAGCTGATAGAAAAACACAGTCTCGATTTATCAGACATTCCAATTATAGACCCACGCAGCAAGGAAGAAGAAGAAAGACGTAATACGTTTGGCGACCTGTTTTTTAACAAACGTAAACGCAGAGGATATACCTTATTTGAAGCGCGTAAAATTATGCAAGAGCGCAACTATTTTGGCGCCATGATGGTAGAAACGGGAGATGCAGATGCAATGATTTCCGGACTTACCCGAAAATATGCCGACCCAATACGACCTGCATTGCAAGTAATTGGGGTGCAAGAAGGCGTAAGTCGTGTAGCGGGAATGTACATTATGGTAACTAAACAAGGTCCTTTCTTTTTTGCAGATACTACCATGAATGTAGATCCGACTGCCAAAGATTTAGTAGATATAACCGTTTTAACGGCAAGTACTGTAAAGCAATTTAACATTACTCCGCGTGTAGCCATGTTATCCTACTCTAATTTTGGATCTGCCGAAGGCGAAATACCTAACAAAGTAAGAGATGCAGTAAACATGCTGCATAAAGATTATCCGGGATTAATTGTAGATGGAGAAATGCAAGCAAATTTTGCACTTAATAATGCGCTACTTAAGGAACAATTTCCATTTTCTGAATTATTAGATAAAAAGGTAAATACATTAATATTTCCAAATTTAGCTGCCGGGAATATTGCCTACAAACTTATGCAAGAAATGGGCAAAGCCGAAGCAATTGGACCAATACTAATAGGTTTAAAAAAACCGGTTCACATATTACAATTAGGTAGTTCTGTTCGAGAAATAGTAAACATGGTAACAATTGCCGTAGTTGATGCACAAACAAAAAAAATTCAGGCAACTTTTTAATATATTCACGTCTTTTATTTAACATGTATAATCACCTTGTAGGA
The sequence above is drawn from the Bacteroidota bacterium genome and encodes:
- a CDS encoding NADP-dependent malic enzyme (NADP-dependent; catalyzes the oxidative decarboxylation of malate to form pyruvate; decarboxylates oxaloacetate), with the protein product NKKLDKVKIVVNGAGASAISCAKLYIAVGAKKENIVMLDSKGVITTSRTDIDDNKRHFATTLKNIETLPQAMIGADVFVGLSKGNIVTKEMVQSMAARPIVFALANPTPEISYQEAIAAREDIIMATGRSDHPNQVNNVLGFPFIFRGALDVRATKINEEMKLAAVYAIANLAKEPVPDSVNLAYGLKNIVFGSDYIIPKPIDHRLIATVAPAVAKAAMESGVAQKSITNWEAYKTELNNRLGLDNKLIRSIANRAKQNPKRVVFAEADHYKILKAAQQVKDEGIAKPILLGDPVKIKELIEKHSLDLSDIPIIDPRSKEEEERRNTFGDLFFNKRKRRGYTLFEARKIMQERNYFGAMMVETGDADAMISGLTRKYADPIRPALQVIGVQEGVSRVAGMYIMVTKQGPFFFADTTMNVDPTAKDLVDITVLTASTVKQFNITPRVAMLSYSNFGSAEGEIPNKVRDAVNMLHKDYPGLIVDGEMQANFALNNALLKEQFPFSELLDKKVNTLIFPNLAAGNIAYKLMQEMGKAEAIGPILIGLKKPVHILQLGSSVREIVNMVTIAVVDAQTKKIQATF